Proteins encoded in a region of the Cydia pomonella isolate Wapato2018A chromosome 3, ilCydPomo1, whole genome shotgun sequence genome:
- the LOC133516561 gene encoding cilia- and flagella-associated protein 298-A: protein MVILLVKRGDENQFLYETNVNSSVDDVVKDVTAIYNGRLKITRICYEMEELGKHGTFLPLEMQGLTEEQIKELKLDDPWAKRCAPMGYVECKDDMGRRCGLAPPPNLQEVLKKAAEAAKEFVHKKLVDHRKPLTQKDVARALDELLGATKIVFPAGLPPHDPVRMELENVEDLTGTQAANEVLDPVKACLWACGKKLISGNLLSDHLGKNDKTRVTVKLCSSSEHAPGREPVLSEDERKQLMLHAYRKQEEWKKLEQDDDDHYLDSKWADGQGLKRAFHGLNDISWKPVVRK from the exons ATGGTGATTCTCCTAGTAAAAAGAGGCGACGAAAACCAGTTCCTGTACGAAACCAACGTGAACTCTTCTGTAGACGATGTAGTAAAAGATGTGACGGCCATCTACAACGGCAGATTGAAGATCACCAGGATCTGTTACGAGATGGAGGAACTTGGCAAACATGGGACCTTCCTGCCGCTTGAGATGCAGGGATTGACTGAGGAGCAG ATAAAGGAGCTAAAACTAGATGACCCCTGGGCAAAGCGCTGTGCGCCCATGGGCTACGTGGAGTGTAAAGATGATATGGGCAGGCGCTGCGGGCTCGCACCACCACCAAACCTTCAGGAGGTGCTGAAGAAAGCTGCTGAAGCGGCTAAGGAGTTTGTCCATAAGAAGCTG GTGGACCACCGTAAACCGCTAACCCAGAAAGACGTGGCCCGCGCCCTAGATGAGCTCCTCGGAGCTACAAAGATCGTGTTCCCCGCTGGTCTTCCTCCTCATGACCCAGTTCGCATGGAGCTGGAGAACGTTGAAGACCTGACTGGAACGCAGGCTGCCAATGAGGTCCTGGATCCCGTAAAAGCTTGCTTATGGGCGTGCGGAAAGAAGTTGATCAGTGGGAACCTGTTGAGCGATCATTTAG GCAAGAACGACAAAACCAGAGTGACCGTAAAGCTATGCTCTTCATCTGAACACGCGCCCGGGCGAGAGCCAGTCCTGTCAGAAGATGAACGTAAGCAGCTCATGCTGCATGCATACAG GAAACAGGAGGAATGGAAGAAGTTAGAGCAAGACGATGATGACCACTACCTGGACTCCAAGTGGGCTGACGGCCAGGGTCTGAAGAGGGCGTTCCATGGCCTGAATGACATCTCTTGGAAGCCTGTTGTTAGGAAGTAG